A window of the Odocoileus virginianus isolate 20LAN1187 ecotype Illinois chromosome 20, Ovbor_1.2, whole genome shotgun sequence genome harbors these coding sequences:
- the CLDND2 gene encoding claudin domain-containing protein 2 isoform X1 — translation MGVKRSLQSGGTTLGFLANFFIILSSASNYWIRYSGGHSGLWQECNEGVCSNIPCDSRLMVTGGCMVLAAGCGFVGFVMGLRILCNEGYSRGQTTCSVFFISGLLLLIALTVYTVKNAWKDDVFYSWSYFLGWLALPFCILAGNMGSGRGWRGDFPEGPSPLLAETSQLPSQGLPNTLHSGPLEPQTPVPGALLVICPRTHPAPPALRSPSRQASAFCWRT, via the exons ATGGGGGTGAAGCGGAGCCTTCAGAGCGGGGGCACCACGCTGGGCTTCTTGGCCAACTTCTTCATCATTCTGTCCAGTGCCTCCAACTACTGGATCCGCTACTCCGGGGGCCACAGCGGCCTTTGGCAGGAGTGTAACGAGGGCGTCTGCTCCAACATCCCCTGCGATA GCAGGCTGATGGTGACCGGGGGGTGCATGGTGCTGGCGGCGGGCTGCGGCTTCGTGGGCTTCGTGATGGGGCTGCGGATTCTGTGCAATGAGGGCTACTCTCGGGGTCAGACCACGTGTTCCGTCTTCTTTATCTCGG GCCTGCTTCTGCTGATCGCCCTGACAGTCTACACAGTGAAGAATGCATGGAAAGACGATGTCTTCTATTCCTGGTCCTATTTTTTGGGGTGGCTGGCTTTACCCTTCTGTATTCTCGCGGGTAACATGGGCAGCGGAAGAGGGTGGAGAGGGGACTTCCCCGAGGGCCCCAGCCCCCTCCTAGCAGAGACTTCCCAGCTGCCCTCCCAGGGACTTCCTAACACCCTCCACTCTGGGCCCTTGGAGCCCCAAACCCCAGTCCCCGGGGCCCTCCTGGTCATCTGCCCCAGGACCCACCCTGCTCCACCCGCCCTCCGTTCCCCTTCCCGCCAGGCTTCTGCTTTCTGCTGGCGGACATGA
- the CLDND2 gene encoding claudin domain-containing protein 2 isoform X2 — protein MGVKRSLQSGGTTLGFLANFFIILSSASNYWIRYSGGHSGLWQECNEGVCSNIPCDSRLMVTGGCMVLAAGCGFVGFVMGLRILCNEGYSRGQTTCSVFFISGLLLLIALTVYTVKNAWKDDVFYSWSYFLGWLALPFCILAGFCFLLADMIMQSTDAISGFPVCL, from the exons ATGGGGGTGAAGCGGAGCCTTCAGAGCGGGGGCACCACGCTGGGCTTCTTGGCCAACTTCTTCATCATTCTGTCCAGTGCCTCCAACTACTGGATCCGCTACTCCGGGGGCCACAGCGGCCTTTGGCAGGAGTGTAACGAGGGCGTCTGCTCCAACATCCCCTGCGATA GCAGGCTGATGGTGACCGGGGGGTGCATGGTGCTGGCGGCGGGCTGCGGCTTCGTGGGCTTCGTGATGGGGCTGCGGATTCTGTGCAATGAGGGCTACTCTCGGGGTCAGACCACGTGTTCCGTCTTCTTTATCTCGG GCCTGCTTCTGCTGATCGCCCTGACAGTCTACACAGTGAAGAATGCATGGAAAGACGATGTCTTCTATTCCTGGTCCTATTTTTTGGGGTGGCTGGCTTTACCCTTCTGTATTCTCGCGG GCTTCTGCTTTCTGCTGGCGGACATGATCATGCAGAGCACAGATGCCATCAGTGGATTCCCCGTGTGCTTATGA